A window of Paraburkholderia megapolitana genomic DNA:
GATCGGCACCACAGCCGGTTTCTTTGGCGGCTGGGTCGACAATGTGCTGATGCGGATCACCGACGTGGCGCTCGCGTTTCCGAAGATCGTGCTTGCGCTCGCATTCGCGGCCGCGCTAGGACCAGGTGTCATCAACGCGGTGATCGCGATTTCGATTACGGCGTGGCCGGCCTATGCACGTCTTGCACGGGCGGAAACCCTGCGACTCGTGCAAGCCGATTTCATACACGTCGCGCGGCTACAGGGTGCGTCGCGGCCGCGCATCCTGTTGCGCTATATCGTGCCGCTGTGCTCGTCGTCGGTAATCGTGCGTGCGACGCTCGATATGGCCGGCGTCATTCTCACTGTCGCGGGTCTCGGGTTTCTCGGCCTCGGCACACAACCGCCAAGCCCCGAGTGGGGTTACATGGTCGCCTCGGGTCGCAACGTGCTGCTCGACGCGTGGTGGGTGGCCACTGTTCCAGGCTGTGCCATTCTGCTGGTGAGCCTCGCCTTCAACCTGCTCGGCGACGGTCTGCGTGACGTCTTCGATCCGCGCCACGGAGGCTGATCATGTCCGCCGATATGACCCAACCGTTGTGTGAAATCGACGACCTGCGCGTCGGCTTTCGCGGTCACGACGGCGAATTGACGGAGGCCGTGCGTGGCCTGTCGCTGACGCTCCAGCGTGGCGAGCGGCTTGGCATCGTCGGCGAATCCGGTTCGGGTAAATCGTTGACCGGACGAGCGTTGCTTGGCCTGCTGCCGGCTAACGCGCAATTCGCTGCGCAGACGATGAAGTTCGATGGTCAGGATCTGCTGACGATGTCGGCACGCAAGCGCCGGCAACTATGCGGCCAGCAGATGGGCATGATCCTGCAGGACCCGAAATACTCGCTGAACCCGGTGATGACCGTCGCGCAGCAGATGCGCGAGGCGTTCGTCCTGCATGGCCCGAAGCTCGGCCGCCGCGAAATGCGCGAGAAGATCGTCGCGGCACTGGCAGCTGTGCACATCCGCGATCCGGAGCGGGTCGCCGATACGTACCCGCACGAATTGTCGGGCGGCATGGGGCAACGCGTGATGATCGCGATGATGGTGTCGTCCGGCCCGCGACTGCTTATCGCCGACGAGCCGACCAGCGCGCTCGACGTGCTCGTCTCGATGCAGGTGCTTGGCGTGCTCGACGAAATGATCGCAAAGCACGACACGGGCCTCATTTTTATCAGCCATGATCTGCCGCTCGTGATGTCGTTCTGCGATCGCGTAGTCGTGATGTACGCAGGGCGCGTGGTGGAAACCTGTGCGGCACGCGATCTCGTCCACGCCCAGCATCCCTATACGCGCGGTCTGCTTGCGGCCAATCCCCCGCTCGTCAATCCGCCCGATGAACTGCCGGTGCTCGAGCGGGATGCCGCATGGCTTACGCATCCGCACCGGCAAACGCATCCGACGGGAACGCCAACATGATCGACGTCAACGCCCTAACGGTTCGCTTCAGGACGAAGACCGGTTACTTCGATGCAGTGCGCGAGGCGAGTTTTCATGTCGACGAAGGAGAAGTGTTCGGACTGGTCGGTGAATCCGGCTCCGGCAAGTCGACGATCCTGCGCGCGCTAACGGGCCTTGCGCCGATCGCGGGCGGCCACGTGAAGGTCGGCTCGCATGTGCCGGGAGAAAAGATCGACCGCTCGTTTCGACGCGATGTGCAGATGGTGTTTCAGGACCCGTATGGCTCGCTGCATCCGCGTTTCACGGTCGATCAAACCCTGCGCGAACCGCTCGCCATCAATCGCATCGACCGGCAGGATCAACGCATCGTCGACGCGCTGCGCGAAGTGGGCCTCGGTCCCGCGTATCGCTTCCGTTATCCGCATCAGTTGTCGGGAGGCCAGCGGCAGCGCGTTGCGATCGCGCGGGCGTTGATTGTCGAACCGCGCGTACTGCTGCTCGATGAGCCCACGTCCGCGCTCGATGTGTCCGTGCAGGCCGAGATTCTCAACCTGCTGCGACGGCTTCATCGCGAGCGTCATCTGACCATGGTGCTGGTCAGCCACAATTTCGCTGTGGTTGGCTTTCTCTGCCAGCGTGTTGCCGTCATGCGCAATGGCGAAATCGTCGAGCAGCTCGATATCGCGTCGATTCGCGCGCAGCAGGTCGAGCATGAATACACGCGCAGCTTGTTGCTCGCGACCTCGGGCTATCGGCGCGACGCGGTTCAGGCGGATAGCGTGGGTAGTGCGGATTAACGCGTATCGGTGCGGTTAAGCAAACGTTAACCTTTCATCGACTAGATTCGCAGGTTGTGCGATCAACCTCGCAGGCGTGCGGCGCAAGACCTTGTGCCAACAACGCCCCGCGAATCTTCGATAGAGAGGAACTCCGACATGAATGGAAGTAGTGTGAGCTTCGCGAGGCAGGCCGCCAGCAAGGTTCCCGAAGTGACGCTCGGTTTCTGGGTGATCAAGGTGGCCGCCACGACGCTGGGGGAAACCGGCGGCGACTGGGTGTCGATGTCGCTGAACCTCGGATACCTGGTGGGTTCGGCGATCTTCCTCGTGTTGTTCGTTGGCCTCGTTTCTGCGCAGGTAAAGGCAAGCGATTTTCGGCGCTTTCTGTACTGGGCAACGATTGTCGCCACGACTACGCTAGGCACGACGATGGCGGATTTCGCCGATCGGTCGCTCGGTGTCGGTTATCCCGGAGGCACCGCCATTGTCGTCGCGTTGCTGATCGCGAGCCTGGCGATATGGTATCGATCGGAGGGGACGGTCTCGGTCGGAAGCATCGTCACCGCCAAAGCCGAATGGTTCTACTGGATCACGATCCTGTTCTCGCAGACGCTCGGCACCGCGCTCGGAGACTGGGTCGCGGGCGACGACCGCGGCGGTCTGGGCATTGGATACGAATATGGTGCGATGCTGTTTGGCGCCGGTCTGGTGGTGGTTGCCGCGCTCTATTTCTCGACCCGCGTATCGCGTACGGCGTTGTTCTGGGCAGCGTTCATTTTGACGCGGCCACTCGGTGCGACCTTGGGCGACTTTCTCGACAAGCCGGTGGCGCAGGGAGGGCTGCACATCAGCAGATTGTCTGCGTCAGGAATCCTGCTTGCTTTTATCGTGGTGTGCATCGTGCTGATACCGCAGCGTGCCGCGAAGCAGGAGCAGGAGCAGGCGGTGTAGCCGAGCGAGCATCCGAAGAATCGACCAAGCCCATCGTGAGCGGCCGCGAGCTTGCACCCTTTGTACAGTTTGATGGCGCAATTGTCGCGAGCCTGCTAGATTTCGACTCAGCCGAATCGTTGCCCCGGAGAGATCGATGGCCGACAGACCGACTTCCAGCGCGTCCCCACTTCGCTCGCTGGTCCTGATTGCCGTTATCGTAGTTGCGCTTGTCGCAGCCTTTGCCTACACGGGAGGCTGGCTCAGCCCGAATCGCCTGACTCCTGCCAAACTCGTGAACGCACTGGCGCCGCCGGGCGGCCCAGCGCTCGGCTATCGCCGCAATCATGCCAAAGGCATCTGTTTCACCGGCAGCTTCGAATCGAATGGTGCGGCGGCGAGCCTGTCCACAGCGCCGATGCTTGCTACCGGCTCGTACCCTGTCACAGGACGTTTTAACCTCGCGACACCGGTTCCCACCGCGCCCGACGGTACGGTTCGGGTACGCGGCCTCAGTCTGCGCATCGTGGCCGGGAATGGAAGCGAGTGGCGCACGGCGATGATCGACGCGCCGTTCTTCGCGGTGTCCACACCTCAAGCGTTCTACGGCTTGCTTAAAGCAGTGGGCGACAAGAGCAACCCGGACGCGATGAAGAATTTCATCGGTGCGCACCCGGAGTTCGGCAATTTTGCGAAGTGGGCAGGCAGTGCGCCGTGGACGGCTTCTTATGCGCAGGAACAATACAACAGCCTCAATAGCTTCGTTTTCACCAATGCTGCTGGCGAGACGCAGGCTGTGCGCTGGTCTTTCGTGCCAGCTGCGCACCCCGAGGCCATCTCTCCCGATGAGTTGAAGGCACGCGGCGCCGACTTCCTCGATACGGATATCACGCAGCGTGTGCACAGCGCTCCGCAACGATGGACACTCGTCTTCACGCTAGCCAATCCCGGCGATCCGACCGCCGACCCCACCAAGGCCTGGCCTGACGATCGACGCAAGGTAGAAGCAGGAACACTCGTGGTCAACACCATCGAGCCCGAAGCCGACGGACCGTGCCGCGATCTCAACTTCGACCCGACCGTCCTGCCAGCCGGCATGCACGTTTCAGACGATCCGTTTCCCGCCGCGCGCTCCGCAGCCTATGCCGTATCGTTCGACCGGCGCACGGCGGAGGAGAAGAACTATCCGCGGCACCCAGCGGCAGGAGACACGCAATGAGCTCGACACTCAATCGCTTCACACCGCTGCAGCGCGCGCTTCACTGGATCATGGCGATCTGCATTCTGGCGATGCTGTTTATCGGCGTCGGAATGGTGTCGACTGTGCGCCCTACTTACCTTTCGCTGGTATCGGTTCATAAACCGCTCGGCATCGCGATACTGGTGCTGGCGCTGATCCGCGTTGTTGTCAGGTTGACGCGCGGCGCACCGCC
This region includes:
- the nikC gene encoding nickel transporter permease, which codes for MNATPRRWKDWLLSDTPASRKQAAFGLAYRRWQRFASNPLSVFGLAILALLIIVAAIGPLVAPHDPLQQVLSDRLLPPASPSHWFGTDQLGRDIFSRLIYGSRLTLSIAILVVVIVVPVGLLIGTTAGFFGGWVDNVLMRITDVALAFPKIVLALAFAAALGPGVINAVIAISITAWPAYARLARAETLRLVQADFIHVARLQGASRPRILLRYIVPLCSSSVIVRATLDMAGVILTVAGLGFLGLGTQPPSPEWGYMVASGRNVLLDAWWVATVPGCAILLVSLAFNLLGDGLRDVFDPRHGG
- a CDS encoding ABC transporter ATP-binding protein yields the protein MSADMTQPLCEIDDLRVGFRGHDGELTEAVRGLSLTLQRGERLGIVGESGSGKSLTGRALLGLLPANAQFAAQTMKFDGQDLLTMSARKRRQLCGQQMGMILQDPKYSLNPVMTVAQQMREAFVLHGPKLGRREMREKIVAALAAVHIRDPERVADTYPHELSGGMGQRVMIAMMVSSGPRLLIADEPTSALDVLVSMQVLGVLDEMIAKHDTGLIFISHDLPLVMSFCDRVVVMYAGRVVETCAARDLVHAQHPYTRGLLAANPPLVNPPDELPVLERDAAWLTHPHRQTHPTGTPT
- a CDS encoding ABC transporter ATP-binding protein, which codes for MIDVNALTVRFRTKTGYFDAVREASFHVDEGEVFGLVGESGSGKSTILRALTGLAPIAGGHVKVGSHVPGEKIDRSFRRDVQMVFQDPYGSLHPRFTVDQTLREPLAINRIDRQDQRIVDALREVGLGPAYRFRYPHQLSGGQRQRVAIARALIVEPRVLLLDEPTSALDVSVQAEILNLLRRLHRERHLTMVLVSHNFAVVGFLCQRVAVMRNGEIVEQLDIASIRAQQVEHEYTRSLLLATSGYRRDAVQADSVGSAD
- a CDS encoding COG4705 family protein — protein: MNGSSVSFARQAASKVPEVTLGFWVIKVAATTLGETGGDWVSMSLNLGYLVGSAIFLVLFVGLVSAQVKASDFRRFLYWATIVATTTLGTTMADFADRSLGVGYPGGTAIVVALLIASLAIWYRSEGTVSVGSIVTAKAEWFYWITILFSQTLGTALGDWVAGDDRGGLGIGYEYGAMLFGAGLVVVAALYFSTRVSRTALFWAAFILTRPLGATLGDFLDKPVAQGGLHISRLSASGILLAFIVVCIVLIPQRAAKQEQEQAV
- a CDS encoding catalase family peroxidase; the protein is MADRPTSSASPLRSLVLIAVIVVALVAAFAYTGGWLSPNRLTPAKLVNALAPPGGPALGYRRNHAKGICFTGSFESNGAAASLSTAPMLATGSYPVTGRFNLATPVPTAPDGTVRVRGLSLRIVAGNGSEWRTAMIDAPFFAVSTPQAFYGLLKAVGDKSNPDAMKNFIGAHPEFGNFAKWAGSAPWTASYAQEQYNSLNSFVFTNAAGETQAVRWSFVPAAHPEAISPDELKARGADFLDTDITQRVHSAPQRWTLVFTLANPGDPTADPTKAWPDDRRKVEAGTLVVNTIEPEADGPCRDLNFDPTVLPAGMHVSDDPFPAARSAAYAVSFDRRTAEEKNYPRHPAAGDTQ